Proteins found in one Capillibacterium thermochitinicola genomic segment:
- a CDS encoding tRNA 2-thiocytidine biosynthesis TtcA family protein: protein MKPYLPKGYNQKILRAIREFDLIEPGDRILIGFSGGKDSALLVWALGLMAQHRIIEAEVAALTLDLGLEPHLNPEPLAELCAKVGVEFHYLPTGIGPAVLATENPCATCSFLRNGRLNRFAGKHKFNKVALAHHHDDAVETLLMSMLYSGQIRTFLPKTYLDRTRITVIRPLVYLREEEIRAAREFIPYQPVARSCPYDGYTYRQKVKDLIAALNKENPLVYANLSKAMRGGRPITLWPAPKKR, encoded by the coding sequence ATGAAACCATACTTACCGAAGGGATATAACCAGAAGATTTTACGGGCAATCCGCGAGTTTGACCTGATCGAACCCGGCGACCGGATTTTAATCGGCTTTTCCGGGGGCAAAGACAGTGCGTTGTTGGTTTGGGCGCTGGGTTTAATGGCGCAGCACCGGATTATCGAGGCGGAAGTGGCGGCGCTCACCCTTGATCTCGGGCTTGAACCGCACCTTAACCCCGAACCTTTAGCAGAGCTCTGTGCGAAGGTGGGGGTGGAGTTTCATTACCTCCCCACCGGGATCGGTCCGGCGGTTTTGGCGACCGAAAACCCCTGTGCCACCTGCTCTTTTCTGCGGAACGGGCGGCTGAACCGGTTTGCCGGCAAGCACAAGTTCAATAAAGTTGCCCTGGCCCACCACCACGATGATGCGGTGGAGACCTTATTGATGAGCATGCTGTATTCGGGGCAGATCCGTACTTTTCTCCCCAAAACCTACCTTGACCGGACCCGGATCACGGTGATCCGTCCTTTGGTCTATCTCCGGGAGGAGGAGATCAGAGCGGCGCGGGAATTTATTCCTTACCAACCGGTGGCGCGGAGTTGTCCTTATGACGGGTATACCTACCGGCAAAAAGTGAAGGATCTGATTGCCGCCTTAAATAAGGAAAACCCTTTGGTTTACGCCAACTTGAGCAAAGCGATGCGGGGCGGACGGCCCATAACGCTGTGGCCGGCACCGAAAAAGCGGTGA
- a CDS encoding Fur family transcriptional regulator, translating to MVCKLEKSLREQITEISESLCRKGYRLTPQREAVLKILLENPNQHLAAEDIYAMVRKSHPEIGMATVYRTLELLSKEKIINQLSLDEGNCRYELESQARYHQLVCLKCGKITEFNDQLLAEMEERLAAENKFQIVGYLLKFYGYCGQCASAEG from the coding sequence TTGGTATGTAAGTTGGAAAAAAGTTTAAGGGAACAAATAACTGAAATCAGCGAATCTTTATGCCGAAAGGGTTACCGGCTAACTCCGCAACGCGAGGCCGTGCTTAAAATTCTCCTCGAAAACCCCAATCAGCATCTGGCGGCGGAAGATATTTATGCGATGGTACGGAAGTCCCACCCGGAGATCGGGATGGCCACCGTCTACCGTACCCTGGAACTTTTAAGTAAAGAAAAGATTATCAACCAACTCAGTTTAGATGAAGGAAATTGCCGTTACGAGTTGGAAAGTCAAGCCCGGTACCACCAATTAGTCTGTCTTAAATGCGGGAAAATTACCGAGTTTAATGACCAACTGCTCGCCGAAATGGAGGAGAGGCTCGCTGCCGAAAATAAGTTCCAGATCGTTGGCTATCTGTTGAAGTTTTACGGTTATTGCGGGCAGTGTGCCTCGGCGGAAGGATGA